The following coding sequences are from one Lolium rigidum isolate FL_2022 chromosome 6, APGP_CSIRO_Lrig_0.1, whole genome shotgun sequence window:
- the LOC124668702 gene encoding uncharacterized protein LOC124668702 has protein sequence MPPGGLAGRMRTRCRCFRAAQRSSGRPAATAIFGRRRPAAGPGFRARVWRPPYLLHPIATATPATSPSGNLFITRTKRRGRIHEHHWQYQDVRNGAAICYTKFSSAMEHWRRCLQIRPATKDLGQLQGHGQVEHELGGDPATTCVQFDQVSQAEQGSPCCCCLIFWGGERTSRLRWWVIAVGRRCSHAMAYGLDGRRHGPALKRGLNLQNHKKQK, from the exons ATGCCTCCCGGCGGCTTGGCGGGGAGGATGCGAACGAGGTGTCGGTGCTTCCGAGCGGCTCAGCGGAGCTCGGGAAGGCCGGCAGCCACGGCGATTTTCGGACGGAGGAGGCCAGCAGCCGGTCCAGGATTCCGTGCGCGGGTCTGGCGTCCTCCGTATTTGCTTCATCCTATAGCCACCGctactcctgcgacttcaccgagTGGCAATCTTTTCATCACTAGAACGAAAAGGAGAGGCCGGATCCATGAGCATCACTGGCAATACCAAGACGTCAGGAACGGCGCGGCAATCTGCTACACCAAGTTTTCGTCTGCCATGGAGCACTGGCGTCGATGCCTTCAGATCCGGCCAGCCACAAAAGATTTGGGGCAACTCCAGGGCCATGGGCAGGTGGAGCACGAGCTTGGTGGCGATCCGGCAACCACCTGCGTTCAG TTCGATCAAGTAAGTCAGGCCGAGCAAGGCAGcccgtgctgctgctgcttgatTTTTTGGGGCGGCGAGCGCACAAGTCGTTTGCGCTGGTGGGTCATCGCGGTCGGCCGGAGGTGCAGTCACGCTATGGCCTATGGTCTTGATGGGCGGCGGCACGGGCCAGCCCTGAAGAGGGGCTTGAACCTCCAGAACCATAAGAAACAGAAGTAG